One Mesorhizobium sp. L-2-11 genomic region harbors:
- the rplL gene encoding 50S ribosomal protein L7/L12, with translation MADLAKIVDDLSKLTVLEAAELSKLLEEKWGVSAAAPVAVAAAGGAAAAAAPVEEKTEFDVVLTEAGAQKINVIKEVRAITGLGLKEAKDLVEAAPKPVKEAVSKADADKFKAQLEAAGAKVELK, from the coding sequence ATGGCTGATCTGGCAAAGATCGTAGACGACCTTTCGAAGCTGACCGTCCTCGAGGCGGCCGAGCTGTCGAAGCTTCTGGAAGAAAAGTGGGGCGTTTCCGCTGCTGCTCCGGTGGCGGTTGCTGCCGCAGGCGGTGCTGCGGCTGCTGCTGCTCCGGTCGAGGAAAAGACGGAATTCGACGTCGTCCTCACCGAGGCGGGCGCTCAGAAGATCAACGTCATCAAGGAAGTTCGCGCCATCACCGGTCTTGGCCTCAAGGAAGCCAAGGACCTGGTCGAGGCGGCTCCGAAGCCGGTCAAGGAAGCTGTTTCCAAGGCCGACGCGGACAAGTTCAAGGCCCAGCTGGAAGCAGCCGGCGCCAAGGTCGAACTGAAGTAA